The Blastocatellia bacterium DNA window AGTCCAAAACTGTTAGCTACTGCAAAATTGCCTACAGGCAATGTTTTTCCTCGATAAGGGCCTAAAATATTTAATTTTATAGGGTAAGGAGTACCATCATAATTAACAATACTTGATAAAATAGTTTCTCCAAAAGCAAATGGTGTAGTTGTTCCAGCACGACAGGAATATTCCCATTCGGCTTCTGTTGGTAAGCGGTATTCTCTACCAGTAATTTTTGATAAACGGCGGCAAAAAGTTACTGCATCATTCCATGTGACGCTATCTACAGGCAAATCATCCCCTTTGTAGCGAGAAGGATTTGCTGCCATTAAAGTATTCCATTGAGCTTGAGTTATTTCATATTTCCCAATATAAAAATCTGGTACTTTTACTTTATGTTGTGGCCCTTCGTTTTTGTTTCTGCCATGTTCCTTGCCATCAGAACCCATTAAAAACATTCCACCTGTAATTTCTACCATTTCTAACTTAATATCATCACCTAGGTCTTCTACATAATAGATTGCTTGTTTTTTAGCTCTGCGTACCTCTTTAGCTGCTGAAT harbors:
- a CDS encoding formylglycine-generating enzyme family protein, with protein sequence MKAYWTLAIIVVISLAVCLPIPKTSKITNIFLTAASTPPGGSLETKAFEFETVTLNSAAKEVRRAKKQAIYYVEDLGDDIKLEMVEITGGMFLMGSDGKEHGRNKNEGPQHKVKVPDFYIGKYEITQAQWNTLMAANPSRYKGDDLPVDSVTWNDAVTFCRRLSKITGREYRLPTEAEWEYSCRAGTTTPFAFGETILSSIVNYDGTPYPIKLNILGPYRGKTLPVGNFAVANSFGLYDMHGNVWEWCQDVYHDNYHNAPNNGLAWENGSDTERKVVRGGNFFLSAYNSRSAYRVGYKADENLDCFGFRVVCIPNKNN